The Plasmodium knowlesi strain H genome assembly, chromosome: 12 sequence ATGCCGATTTTTTGAGTGACTATATTTTTCCCGACAATGTTCACTAATGCGAAATGTAAAGTATCAGAAGACTTTTTTTGaaggcacatttttttatcacaaaTATGGATGATATCCCCGGCCAAGTACTTACGCGTGTCAACAAAAACGACATGCAAGGTATGTTGGGCCTTGTATCACAACGCTTGCAATGGGAGGAAAGTTGTGTCTACAAGTGAAAGCAGCCTCTGTATGaggtgaaaatgaagaattcaAAAAAAGTGGGGCATCCATGATTTGCACACATATTTCGTGCATGTCCCgcgttcccttttttttctccccctgttTAGCGCTTTTCCAAAGCGTtcgttgcaattttttttaagtttgtTAATTTTACCTTTTTGAAACATACTGTTTTACAGTTCTATGAATCGAATTTGTACCATTCCTTGAATgacgaaattttttttttcgttaatattatatgcacacatgaaTGTGAATATCACACATTGGAGCTTCCTCGAAGTGAAACGTACACTTATGCCCATAAACAAAGGTGAACGTCTCAATTCGATAAATGCAAAAGTCGGTTGCTtacaaaatgttaaaaaataaaaaatttatcatgTTGCAATTACAAAggggaattaaaaatgaatgagcaaaaaaaaaaaaaaaaaaaaaaaaaaacgaaggggAAATGATCATGTTAATATAGCAATCATACAACTGTAACATATACTACACATTtgtgatttatttttacaaggTCAATTCTCAGAGGtgattttttaatattttcagtTGGGACATTTTACTTGCCTTAATTTTTCTTATGATAAATTGCGGAATCAAAGGGGACGTATCAAGTTCGATCTAGGGAAAAAAGGGTTGTGGTCATACGCGGGGTAAATGAAGAAGGGCAAGACAAATCAACGGAACGGTTATAATaacattccatttttgtcaACGCGGGCATACACTACGATATGCACATGCGTTCATGTGTAAAACGAATATGCGCCATTTGTTTCCAAAAAGGGCTATGATGTATTACTTTTTATACAACTTACCGAAGAAATATAAGTAAAATTCAGGCATGCACCTTCCCTCCTTATATAATATCCAGACACATTAATAAACATTTTTCGTAACGAGgagtttataattttttcgtcACATTCAATGTCCAGTGAAAAGGAGTTTGCACTACTGATGAAAGGGTTTGTAAACGTGCTTTGATTTTTCTTATGATCGTTAACGTTTATCGAGGCGCACGCAATTAGGTAGGTGTCCTTATTTATCTGCGGGGGTAGGGATTGACGCAATGCATGATACACATTTGGATATACTCTTTTAGCGCAAAATTTCCGGTGCATACTTTTTTCTCCGTATTCAGGCACTGCTGCTCCTGCACACAGACACGGGTTGGAAAAATTGCACTAAGAAAAAACTCCTttccttactttttttttgtgcgcaAGAATGTAAAAGTATCTTCCTTCGTTTCCCAGTGTGCCCTTATAGCTCTGTTGCAGTAGGATTAGGTCTTCATTATACACACGCAAAATTTTACCTAGTTTGATAAGGGTTTTAAAGTTAGGGAGGATGAAGTTCAAATTtgcacaaatgaacaaaaaaaaaaaaaaaaaaaaaaaaaaaatgaataattgCACAGGGCGAATGCCCATTTCTGTATGCAAATTCGTTTTCCCCTAACCTTCTATAAAATGCGAGTCAAACTTTTTGGTTCCATTTTCGTCCCATATTATTTCTATTAACTTTTCGAGCTGCATGGGTAGAAGTTTCAGTTATGCCTTTGTTATTCAAATCTGCGTAGAGCAC is a genomic window containing:
- a CDS encoding fam-a protein, encoding MNNDGVTNEGGVDERINNVKHLFCKNQEEIKKVNEIIEEADKVLYNFAVNDEGYSKYNSLDEESHVYFKKVKNVDVGKLTLVFHDATKLEKLIEIIWDENGTKKFDSHFIEGKILRVYNEDLILLQQSYKGTLGNEGRYFYILAHKKKINKDTYLIACASINVNDHKKNQSTFTNPFISSANSFSLDIECDEKIINSSLRKMFINVSGYYIRREGACLNFTYISSIELDTSPLIPQFIIRKIKASKMSQLKILKNHL